The Vicinamibacteria bacterium genome window below encodes:
- a CDS encoding ferredoxin family protein, whose translation MAYIIAEPCIGTKDTACVEVCPVDCIHPTKEEAGFEAAKQLYIDNDTCIDCGACEPVCPVTAIFPEEELPDKWKEYVEINAQYYQS comes from the coding sequence ATGGCTTACATCATTGCCGAGCCTTGCATCGGCACGAAGGACACCGCCTGCGTCGAGGTTTGTCCCGTGGACTGCATCCACCCCACGAAGGAAGAGGCGGGATTCGAAGCGGCGAAGCAGTTGTATATCGACAACGATACCTGTATCGATTGCGGAGCTTGCGAGCCTGTCTGTCCGGTGACGGCGATCTTCCCCGAGGAAGAGCTTCCGGACAAGTGGAAAGAGTACGTCGAGATCAACGCTCAGTATTACCAGAGCTGA
- a CDS encoding M48 family metalloprotease translates to MRRALLLGLAVLLPTCARDPVTGKRELVLVGEQEEIAMGRQAAREVDAEMGIYSDQELNDYVEALGLKMAAASERPALPWQFRVVDSPVVNAFALPGGFIYLTRGILAYVDNEAALMGVIGHEIGHVTARHSVEQISRQQLAGLGVGLGTIFFPEVRPFGDVLGGSLGLLFLKFGRDAERESDRLGVRYSLEQGYDPREMAAFFAVLGKLGGEERNIPAWASTHPDPEEREGAILAMLQRQEEGTLQVGEDRYKRAIEGLVFGENPREGFMQGRRFLHPELKFQLEFPEGWRVQNTPRAVYAATRDGGAAIQLTASRVATGTAPETHARSFFVSNRLEYGTGERLRAGPFSAYRAPFRGLTSSGEIVGDAGFLVDGNLVYELIGMTRPAQYRRYSLVFRDVLESFDRLRDRSALEIQPLRVRLFEVPETMRFDEALRRAGVDAEHFRDLSLMNQLEAADIVPQGTLLKILERGPA, encoded by the coding sequence ATGCGGAGGGCCTTACTCCTCGGCCTCGCGGTTCTGCTTCCTACCTGTGCGCGTGACCCGGTTACGGGCAAGCGTGAGCTGGTCCTCGTCGGTGAGCAGGAAGAGATCGCCATGGGTCGGCAGGCTGCCCGTGAGGTCGACGCGGAGATGGGAATCTACTCCGACCAGGAGTTGAACGATTACGTCGAGGCCCTCGGACTGAAGATGGCCGCCGCCTCGGAGAGGCCGGCGCTGCCGTGGCAGTTTCGCGTGGTGGACTCGCCGGTAGTAAATGCCTTTGCCCTCCCGGGGGGCTTCATCTATCTCACCCGGGGCATCCTCGCCTACGTCGATAACGAAGCGGCGCTCATGGGAGTCATCGGTCACGAGATCGGACACGTGACCGCCCGGCACAGCGTGGAGCAGATCTCGCGACAGCAGCTCGCCGGACTCGGGGTCGGCCTCGGGACGATTTTCTTTCCCGAAGTACGCCCTTTCGGTGATGTTCTTGGGGGAAGTCTGGGGTTGCTCTTCCTGAAGTTCGGCCGGGACGCCGAGCGCGAATCGGACCGGCTCGGGGTTCGCTACTCGCTCGAACAGGGGTACGACCCGCGCGAGATGGCGGCATTTTTCGCGGTTCTGGGAAAGCTGGGAGGCGAGGAGAGAAACATCCCCGCTTGGGCTTCCACCCATCCGGATCCCGAAGAGCGGGAAGGGGCCATCCTCGCAATGCTCCAGAGGCAGGAGGAGGGCACGCTCCAGGTCGGCGAGGATCGCTACAAACGGGCGATCGAGGGTTTGGTTTTCGGTGAGAACCCTCGCGAGGGGTTCATGCAAGGCCGTCGCTTCCTGCATCCGGAACTGAAGTTCCAGCTAGAATTTCCCGAGGGCTGGCGGGTCCAGAACACGCCCCGGGCGGTTTACGCGGCCACCCGGGATGGCGGGGCGGCGATCCAGTTGACGGCTTCGCGCGTCGCGACCGGCACCGCGCCGGAGACTCATGCGCGAAGCTTTTTCGTCTCGAACCGGCTCGAGTACGGGACCGGGGAACGTTTGCGGGCCGGTCCCTTCTCCGCGTACCGCGCGCCTTTTCGCGGGCTCACCTCTTCGGGAGAAATTGTGGGTGATGCAGGCTTCCTCGTGGACGGGAACCTCGTGTACGAGCTCATCGGGATGACGCGTCCCGCGCAGTACCGGCGATACTCGCTAGTCTTTCGCGATGTCCTGGAGAGCTTCGATCGGCTTCGAGACCGGAGCGCACTCGAGATACAGCCCCTTCGCGTGCGACTCTTCGAGGTTCCCGAGACGATGCGGTTCGACGAGGCCTTGAGGCGAGCGGGCGTCGACGCCGAGCATTTCCGCGATCTCTCGCTCATGAATCAGCTCGAGGCTGCCGATATCGTCCCCCAGGGAACGCTCCTGAAGATCCTCGAGCGGGGCCCGGCTTGA
- a CDS encoding site-2 protease family protein, with protein sequence MIGRGFRIGRILGFPIRIDVSWLAIVFLLTVSLSAAFEQSNPELDLASRLSLGLSASFLLFGSVLAHELSHAVVARRHDVGIRGITLFIFGGAAEMVEEPKRPLAEFQIAIAGPLMSLLLAMAFASLHQTALDSAPPPFATLAELLSRMNFMLVAFNAVPGFPLDGGRVLRALLWGIWGKLAPATRVAAGVGAFFGFFVIALGFAWIFLLDNFIGGLWFVFIGFFLRNAARTSYHQLTMRGALAGVRARDLMTRDVVTVGPGLRLADVVGEIILPKGVSEVPVVEGGRLLGMLRLQNIRAREKAAWEWLTAGDVMSRDVLDEAIHPDDESLKVLALLGNEDRMFPVVEGGRFLGLLSRDDVLRRLKLHLELGSKLTSEDEQAAPQRDHDDSEREREDDLERK encoded by the coding sequence TTGATTGGCCGCGGCTTCCGGATTGGAAGAATCCTGGGGTTCCCCATCAGAATCGACGTCTCGTGGCTCGCCATCGTATTTCTGCTGACCGTGAGCCTTTCCGCGGCCTTCGAGCAGAGCAATCCCGAGCTGGATCTGGCTTCTCGCCTTTCGCTGGGGCTGTCGGCGTCGTTCTTGCTCTTCGGATCCGTCCTGGCCCACGAGCTGTCACATGCCGTGGTGGCGCGCCGTCACGACGTGGGGATCCGCGGGATAACGCTCTTCATATTCGGAGGCGCGGCGGAGATGGTCGAAGAGCCGAAGCGCCCGCTGGCCGAGTTCCAGATCGCCATCGCCGGTCCGCTCATGAGCCTGCTTCTCGCGATGGCGTTTGCCAGCCTGCATCAGACCGCGCTCGATTCGGCACCGCCGCCTTTCGCGACCCTAGCCGAGCTCCTCTCGCGGATGAACTTCATGCTCGTCGCGTTCAACGCCGTACCCGGCTTTCCGCTGGATGGGGGACGGGTGCTGCGCGCCCTCTTGTGGGGAATCTGGGGGAAGCTGGCGCCCGCGACTCGCGTCGCCGCCGGCGTCGGAGCCTTTTTCGGATTCTTCGTCATCGCGTTGGGATTCGCCTGGATCTTCTTGTTGGACAACTTCATCGGAGGACTCTGGTTCGTATTCATCGGATTCTTTCTTCGAAACGCGGCCCGGACGAGCTATCACCAGCTCACGATGCGGGGTGCGCTTGCTGGCGTGAGGGCGCGCGACCTCATGACGCGGGACGTCGTGACCGTGGGTCCCGGATTGCGGCTCGCGGACGTCGTGGGTGAGATCATTCTGCCAAAAGGTGTGAGCGAGGTCCCGGTCGTCGAGGGAGGCCGGTTGCTCGGTATGCTGCGACTCCAGAATATTCGGGCCCGCGAAAAAGCGGCGTGGGAATGGCTCACGGCCGGGGACGTGATGAGTCGTGACGTCCTCGACGAGGCGATCCACCCGGACGACGAATCACTGAAGGTCCTTGCGCTGCTCGGCAACGAGGACCGCATGTTCCCGGTCGTCGAGGGGGGTCGTTTTCTGGGCCTGCTGTCGCGGGATGATGTCCTCCGCCGCCTGAAGCTCCACCTGGAGCTCGGCAGCAAGCTAACAAGCGAAGACGAGCAGGCAGCCCCCCAACGAGACCACGACGATTCCGAGCGTGAGCGCGAAGATGATCTTGAACGGAAGTAG
- the glgA gene encoding glycogen synthase GlgA, with the protein MKIVFVTPELSGFAKVGGLADVAASLPRAIARLGHDVSVFVPLYREIDGLRLVLDNPHRLWHASLHGIPTYFLKSAEHFSGRSVYGNEAGDYADNAFRFAFFSRAVVEAVQAAGLEPDVVHINDWPTALAPVFTRGRLPTILTIHNLAYQGVFPREWLGALGLPRELFHIDGLEFHGKINFLKGGLMTADALTTVSPTYAREIQGPELGAGLDGVMRLRSKELVGILNGIEPSDWNPGSDPALVARYTSTRLEGKHANKVALQKELGLEVGTEAPLFGIVGRLDRQKGFDLLLEATPTLIAEGAQLAVLGSGSFETLRRFRALAEKNPGRLAAEPGFNDELGRRIYAGADFFLMPSRYEPCGIGQMIALRYGTLPIVRETGGLRDTVRDLDADPQTGNGFVFREFSADDLLSAVRRALRLFEETGRLRHVVARAMRQDFSWKESARRYEEVYERVARPRTDGPADRL; encoded by the coding sequence GTGAAGATCGTTTTCGTAACCCCTGAGCTTTCGGGGTTCGCAAAAGTCGGAGGCCTGGCCGACGTGGCCGCCTCTCTTCCCCGGGCGATCGCGAGACTCGGACACGACGTGTCCGTCTTCGTTCCCCTCTATCGAGAGATCGACGGGCTTCGTCTGGTTCTCGACAATCCTCACCGGTTGTGGCATGCATCCCTTCATGGGATTCCGACGTATTTTCTCAAGAGCGCGGAACACTTCTCCGGCCGCTCGGTGTACGGCAACGAGGCGGGTGATTACGCCGACAACGCGTTCCGCTTCGCCTTTTTCTCGAGGGCCGTGGTCGAAGCGGTTCAGGCGGCGGGGCTCGAGCCCGACGTCGTCCATATCAACGACTGGCCCACGGCGCTCGCTCCCGTGTTTACCCGCGGGCGCCTCCCGACGATCCTGACGATCCATAACCTTGCCTATCAAGGAGTTTTTCCTCGGGAGTGGCTCGGCGCGCTCGGCCTGCCGAGAGAGCTCTTTCATATCGACGGTCTCGAGTTCCATGGAAAGATCAACTTCCTCAAGGGAGGCTTGATGACCGCCGATGCGCTCACCACGGTGAGCCCGACCTACGCGCGGGAGATTCAGGGACCCGAGCTGGGTGCCGGTCTCGACGGTGTGATGCGGCTCCGATCCAAGGAGCTGGTCGGCATCTTGAATGGGATCGAGCCCTCCGACTGGAACCCAGGGAGCGACCCGGCCCTGGTCGCGCGGTACACTTCCACCCGCCTCGAGGGCAAGCACGCGAACAAGGTCGCGCTCCAGAAGGAGCTCGGACTCGAAGTCGGAACCGAGGCACCTCTGTTCGGAATCGTTGGGAGACTCGATCGCCAGAAGGGATTCGACTTGCTTCTCGAGGCGACGCCCACGTTGATTGCCGAGGGCGCGCAGCTCGCCGTACTCGGCTCGGGAAGCTTCGAGACCCTTCGTCGCTTTCGGGCTCTTGCAGAGAAGAACCCCGGGAGGCTCGCGGCGGAGCCAGGCTTCAACGATGAGCTGGGCCGTCGAATCTACGCCGGGGCGGATTTCTTCCTCATGCCGTCGCGCTACGAGCCCTGTGGAATCGGTCAAATGATTGCGCTCCGGTACGGAACACTGCCCATCGTTCGGGAGACCGGAGGTCTCAGGGACACCGTTCGCGATCTGGATGCGGATCCCCAAACCGGAAACGGTTTCGTGTTCCGCGAATTCTCGGCCGACGACCTGTTGTCGGCCGTCCGGCGGGCCCTCCGGCTTTTCGAGGAGACGGGACGGCTTCGCCATGTCGTCGCCCGCGCCATGCGCCAGGACTTTTCCTGGAAGGAATCGGCGCGCCGCTACGAGGAAGTCTACGAACGCGTCGCGAGGCCGCGGACAGACGGTCCGGCAGACAGACTATAA
- a CDS encoding thioredoxin domain-containing protein has protein sequence MSRARLTVVILLAAAGSFLSGLLLLDHHGVASASGMVDQACGPEEESGCDRVSQSRFSSIGEFSVAGIGLVFYASAFFLAALALVATDAVRSAASALALLLVGAALVVDMVLLGLQVFEIGAYCALCLATYVVNLGALVVLLPARRFISSLGRTFFGGEGRPALLVWAAGSLALLIFIGFVEQGLASAAATERPLLGAPIASVEEQVSSLPDPEPAPAAESEPAPSDSNGADGEAAARIEALEAELEQSRTEARQLRATLDDPQKYQEYQTEKATQEFEKERVRDVALEGIPFKGPADAPIRVAEFSDFLCPFCRNLAGAFANYMSQSSGQVAIYYKNYPLDQACNPGLSRTLHDGACELALGAICANEQGRFWPYHDRVFSSPPTNPSVDDVVGIASEAGLDGDTLRQCMGSPAAEQALSAQIQEAKRLEVTSTPTVFINGKKLQQLGGFLAAIESEAKRLGLDGSP, from the coding sequence ATGAGTAGAGCGCGTCTCACGGTCGTGATCCTGTTGGCCGCCGCCGGGAGCTTCCTCTCGGGGCTGCTTCTCCTCGACCACCATGGGGTCGCCTCGGCTTCGGGCATGGTCGATCAAGCTTGCGGGCCCGAGGAAGAGAGCGGTTGCGATCGGGTCTCGCAGAGTCGGTTCTCCTCGATCGGTGAGTTCTCCGTTGCTGGCATCGGCCTCGTTTTCTACGCTTCCGCGTTCTTCCTGGCGGCTCTCGCTTTGGTGGCGACCGACGCCGTGCGATCAGCGGCATCCGCGCTGGCCCTTCTGCTGGTCGGCGCCGCTCTGGTGGTGGACATGGTTCTTTTGGGGCTCCAAGTGTTCGAGATCGGTGCTTATTGCGCGCTCTGCCTCGCGACCTACGTGGTAAATCTGGGCGCGCTCGTGGTCCTGTTGCCCGCACGCAGATTCATCTCTTCATTGGGAAGGACATTCTTCGGCGGCGAGGGGCGGCCCGCTCTTCTCGTCTGGGCTGCCGGTAGTCTTGCGCTCCTCATCTTCATCGGGTTCGTCGAGCAGGGGCTCGCCTCCGCTGCGGCGACCGAAAGGCCGCTTCTCGGTGCGCCGATCGCATCTGTCGAGGAGCAGGTCAGCTCACTACCCGACCCTGAGCCAGCCCCCGCGGCCGAGTCCGAGCCCGCCCCCAGCGATTCGAACGGGGCAGACGGTGAGGCCGCGGCCAGAATCGAGGCTCTCGAAGCGGAGTTGGAGCAGTCGAGAACCGAGGCGCGGCAGCTTCGAGCGACTCTGGACGACCCGCAGAAATATCAGGAGTATCAGACGGAGAAAGCGACCCAGGAGTTCGAGAAAGAGCGCGTTCGAGACGTGGCTCTCGAGGGAATTCCTTTCAAGGGGCCAGCCGATGCGCCGATCCGCGTCGCGGAGTTCTCCGACTTCCTCTGTCCCTTCTGCCGCAATCTGGCGGGCGCCTTCGCCAATTACATGTCGCAGTCGTCGGGGCAGGTCGCGATCTACTACAAGAACTACCCGCTCGATCAGGCGTGCAATCCAGGTTTGTCACGGACCCTTCACGATGGCGCCTGCGAGCTCGCGCTCGGGGCGATCTGCGCCAACGAGCAGGGAAGGTTCTGGCCGTATCACGATCGGGTCTTTTCCTCGCCTCCTACCAATCCTTCGGTCGACGACGTCGTCGGCATCGCGAGTGAGGCAGGTCTGGATGGCGATACCCTTCGCCAGTGCATGGGATCACCGGCGGCCGAGCAAGCGCTCTCGGCCCAGATCCAGGAGGCGAAGCGGCTCGAGGTGACGTCCACGCCGACAGTTTTCATAAACGGCAAGAAGCTGCAACAGTTGGGGGGATTCCTCGCCGCCATCGAGTCCGAGGCCAAACGCCTGGGTCTCGATGGAAGCCCCTGA